One window from the genome of Montipora foliosa isolate CH-2021 chromosome 5, ASM3666993v2, whole genome shotgun sequence encodes:
- the LOC138002996 gene encoding uncharacterized protein — protein MLNRRELAIFVALYLYMVNMSTANDMRRVIILASLIQIHALRAQLLILNQRRIQRRRRAGRLRRRFWVLPRPVQSWFDIHFVDIAIPDDYFRRQLRLNRTTFTMLLNTLRPRLTRQNTSFRDCIAPEKILAIGLYRLAHGNAYVTIGPNFNVGKTTVIEAVEDVVEALCDLKEEYIKFPSTNREVLATCQTFEELTDLPNVVGAIDGTHIKIKTPIESGPDYFSRLQQHDVVVQAVVDGEKRFLDVAAGFPGSMHDSRVLRNSALYRRINNNELLTGPTVRVGGREIKPVLLGDSAYPLSTWLLKPYPESTNDPLEINFNKELSSARVSVECAYGILKGRWRILQKRLDSNIAFTSQIIIACCILHNFCIEAGDLWDDDEVDNDNDFPIRDGHRDGEDLRNFLKEHLWNL, from the coding sequence ATGCTGAATCGACGTGAACTTGCCATCTTCGTTGCGCTCTATCTATATATGGTAAATATGAGTACTGCCAATGATATGCGAAGGGTTATAATTCTTGCTAGCCTCATCCAGATACACGCACTCCGAGCACAACTATTGATCTTGAACCAACGCAGGATTCAAAGACGAAGACGTGCTGGTCGTCTTCGTCGCCGTTTCTGGGTTTTACCCAGACCAGTTCAGTCCTGGTTTGATATCCACTTTGTTGACATTGCGATTCCCGACGATTACTTTCGGCGACAACTCCGTTTAAACAGAACTACTTTCACGATGCTTTTAAACACACTTCGTCCACGGTTAACGCGACAAAACACTTCGTTCCGTGACTGTATAGCCCCCGAGAAAATACTGGCAATAGGACTGTACCGCTTGGCCCATGGAAACGCTTATGTGACGATAGGTCCCAATTTCAATGTAGGGAAAACCACAGTTATAGAGGCAGTTGAAGATGTCGTTGAAGCCTTATGTGACTTGAAAGAGGAGTACATCAAGTTTCCATCAACCAACCGAGAAGTACTGGCCACATGTCAAACATTTGAAGAACTGACGGATCTACCAAATGTAGTGGGAGCAATTGATGGTACTCACATCAAGATTAAAACACCTATTGAAAGTGGACCCGATTATTTTAGTCGGCTACAACAGCATGATGTAGTCGTCCAAGCCGTAGTTGATGGAGAAAAGCGTTTTCTTGACGTTGCTGCTGGATTTCCGGGCAGTATGCACGATTCTCGAGTGCTAAGAAATAGTGCATTATACCGACGAATAAATAACAATGAATTACTAACAGGACCGACCGTGAGGGTTGGAGGTAGAGAGATAAAACCTGTCCTTTTGGGTGATAGTGCCTATCCCCTTTCTACTTGGCTGCTAAAGCCATACCCTGAGTCTACGAACGACCCGCTGGAAATTAATTTCAACAAGGAACTTTCAAGTGCCCGGGTTTCCGTAGAGTGTGCTTATGGTATATTAAAGGGACGTTGGAGAATTCTCCAAAAACGACTTGACAGCAACATTGCTTTTACTAGTCAAATAATCATTGCATGCTGTATTCTCCACAATTTCTGTATCGAAGCAGGAGATTTGTGGGATGATGACGAAGTTGATAATGACAATGACTTTCCAATCAGAGATGGTCATAGGGATGGTGAAGATCTCAGGAATTTTTTGAAGGAACATCTTTGGAATCTATAA
- the LOC138003101 gene encoding uncharacterized protein codes for MRPILSATGTYNFNLAKWLEEKLKPFSVNEYTITVFDFADEIRSSPMNEEDILVSYDVTALFTNVPLSETIDILVDKAFTNDWFNQTYDLNLEKEELTQLLEVATTNQLFQFDGQLYEQTDGVAMGSPLGPLMANVFMCHLEDKLARDGMVPSLYKRYVDDTLARMPNTDAAADFLATLNGLHPSLKFTMELPSENTIPFIGIQIIKNGTELETRVYRKPTNTGLLLHFQSHVDKRYKTGLLKTMLHRAHAPSSTTEAFNEECAKLRSIFSRLDYPIGLVNSTINMFILSKPEKKIDDVNTIRIVLPFKDQIAANAVRRQLRHLSRKICVTLQPIFVSKKLEQDLKPKEIKPSIVNRQCVVYKFACDLCDADYVGYTARHLHQRIAEHKYSSIGKHLLEAHGDKNLLNESQFRVLKMCHGKFDCLVYEMLFIQELKPSLNTQSDSISAKLFV; via the coding sequence ATGAGACCAATCCTATCAGCCACTGGAACTTACAACTTTAACTTGGCTAAATGGcttgaagaaaaattgaaacCTTTTTCTGTGAACGAGTATACGATTACTGTGTTTGATTTTGCTGACGAGATCCGCTCTAGTCCTATGAATGAAGAAGACATACTGGTCTCCTATGACGTCACAGCCCTTTTTACCAATGTACCATTAAGTGAGACTATTGACATCCTGGTCGACAAAGCCTTTACCAACGATTGGTTTAATCAAACGTATGATCTTAATCTTGAGAAAGAGGAACTTACTCAGCTTCTTGAAGTTGCCACAACTAACCAACTTTTCCAGTTCGATGGTCAACTGTATGAGCAGACtgatggtgtagcgatgggctcGCCTCTTGGCCCGCTAATGGCCAATGTGTTTATGTGCCACCTCGAGGACAAACTCGCACGCGACGGTATGGTACCCTCTCTTTACAAGAGGTATGTCGACGACACTCTTGCTAGAATGCCTAACACCGATGCTGCTGCTGACTTTCTGGCTACATTGAATGGTCTACATCCGAGCCTGAAGTTTACAATGGAACTTCCTTCTGAGAATACGATCCCTTTCATTGGTATTCAGATCATTAAGAATGGGACAGAACTTGAAACTCGTGTTTACAGAAAGCCGACCAACACCGGTCTACTCTTACATTTTCAAAGCCATGTTGACAAACGTTACAAAACCGGTTTATTGAAGACCATGCTGCATCGTGCCCATGCCCCGTCATCTACAACAGAAGCCTTTAATGAGGAATGCGCAAAGTTGCGCTCTATATTCTCCCGACTTGATTATCCTATTGGCCTCGTAAATTCTACTATTAATATGTTTATTCTATCTAAGCCGGAAAAGAAAATCGATGATGTTAACACAATCAGAATAGTTCTCCCTTTCAAAGATCAAATAGCCGCTAATGCAGTCCGTAGGCAATTACGTCATCTCAGCAGAAAGATTTGCGTCACTTTGCAGCCTATTTTTGTGAGCAAAAAATTGGAACAAGATCTTAAGCCTAAAGAAATTAAGCCGAGTATTGTAAATcggcaatgcgttgtttataaatttgcatgtgatctgtgtgatgcagattatgtcggttATACGGCCCGACACCTTCATCAGCGCATTGCCGAACATAAGTATTCGTCTATCGGTAAACACCTTTTAGAAGCGCACGGTGACAAAAACCTTCTTAATGAGAGCCAATTTCGTGTTCTCAAAATGTGCCACGGGAAATTCGACTGCCTCGTTTACGAGATGCTATTCATCCAAGAACTGAAGCCTAGCCTTAACACCcagagtgactccatcagtgctaaactctttgtttag
- the LOC138002289 gene encoding uncharacterized protein encodes MNEEDILVSYDVTALFTNVPLSETIDILVDKAFTNDWFNQTYDLNLEKEELTQLLEVATTNQLFQFDGQLYEQTDGVAMGSPLGPLMANVFMCHLEDKLARDGMVPSLYKRYVDDTLARMPNTDAAADFLATLNGLHPSLKFTMELPSENTIPFIGIQIIKNGTELETRVYRKPTNTGLLLHFQSHVDKRYKTGLLKTMLHRAHAPSSTTEAFNEECAKLRSIFSRLDYPIGLVNSTINVYSI; translated from the coding sequence ATGAATGAAGAAGACATACTGGTCTCCTATGACGTCACAGCCCTTTTTACCAATGTACCATTAAGTGAGACTATTGACATCCTGGTCGACAAAGCCTTTACCAACGATTGGTTTAATCAAACGTATGATCTTAATCTTGAGAAAGAGGAACTTACTCAGCTTCTTGAAGTTGCCACAACTAACCAACTTTTCCAGTTCGATGGTCAACTGTATGAGCAGACtgatggtgtagcgatgggctcGCCTCTTGGCCCGCTAATGGCCAATGTGTTTATGTGCCACCTCGAGGACAAACTCGCACGCGACGGTATGGTACCCTCTCTTTACAAGAGGTATGTCGACGACACTCTTGCTAGAATGCCTAACACCGATGCTGCTGCTGACTTTCTGGCTACATTGAATGGTCTACATCCGAGCCTGAAGTTTACAATGGAACTTCCTTCTGAGAATACGATCCCTTTCATTGGTATTCAGATCATTAAGAATGGGACAGAACTTGAAACTCGTGTTTACAGAAAGCCGACCAACACCGGTCTACTCTTACATTTTCAAAGCCATGTTGACAAACGTTACAAAACCGGTTTATTGAAGACCATGCTGCATCGTGCCCATGCCCCGTCATCTACAACAGAAGCCTTTAATGAGGAATGCGCAAAGTTGCGCTCTATATTCTCCCGACTTGATTATCCTATTGGCCTCGTAAATTCTACTATTAATGTTTATTCTATCTAA